A region from the Aquimarina sp. ERC-38 genome encodes:
- a CDS encoding CoA transferase subunit A yields the protein MISRKVATVSEALQGVKDKMTFMLGGFGLCGIPENAITELVTLGIKDLTCISNNAGVDDFGLGLLLQKKQIKKMISSYVGENDEFERQMLNGELEVELIPQGTLAERCKAAQGGFPAFYTPAGYGTEVAEGKETREFDGKMYVLEYAFKADFAFVKAWKGDEAGNLIFKGTARNFNPCMCGAAKITVAEVEELVPAGTLDPNQIHIPGIFVNRIFKGTHYEKRIEQRTVQKLQ from the coding sequence ATGATTTCAAGGAAAGTAGCAACAGTTTCAGAAGCTTTACAAGGGGTTAAAGATAAGATGACTTTTATGCTCGGGGGTTTTGGGCTCTGTGGTATTCCTGAAAACGCGATTACTGAACTGGTTACTTTAGGAATTAAGGACTTAACCTGTATTTCTAATAATGCTGGAGTCGACGATTTTGGACTGGGTTTGTTGTTACAGAAAAAACAAATTAAAAAAATGATTTCTTCTTACGTAGGTGAGAATGATGAATTCGAACGACAAATGTTAAACGGCGAACTAGAAGTAGAATTGATTCCGCAAGGAACACTGGCGGAACGATGTAAGGCGGCACAGGGAGGTTTTCCGGCGTTTTACACTCCGGCAGGTTATGGTACTGAGGTGGCAGAAGGAAAAGAAACTCGAGAGTTTGACGGAAAGATGTACGTTTTGGAATATGCCTTTAAAGCAGACTTTGCCTTTGTAAAAGCGTGGAAAGGTGATGAAGCTGGAAACTTAATATTTAAAGGAACCGCTCGTAATTTTAACCCCTGTATGTGCGGGGCAGCTAAAATTACAGTTGCTGAAGTTGAAGAACTGGTACCAGCCGGAACTTTAGACCCTAATCAAATACACATCCCCGGAATTTTTGTTAACCGAATTTTTAAAGGAACACATTACGAAAAACGAATAGAACAGCGCACTGTTCAAAAATTACAATAA
- a CDS encoding gliding motility lipoprotein GldH, translated as MITYSCDRSQVFDQYQSITGGWDKRDTISFQLADMDTVPYYNLYFNIRNNDDYPYSNLFIISDIKFPNGKVITDTLEYMMAAPDGTWLGTGFGALKENKLFYKEKIRFTEEGTYEVQVRQAMRKNGEINKINSLEGITDVGFRIEFSKP; from the coding sequence ATGATTACTTACAGTTGTGACCGCTCTCAGGTTTTTGATCAATATCAAAGCATAACCGGGGGTTGGGATAAGCGCGATACCATCTCTTTTCAACTGGCGGATATGGATACGGTTCCTTATTATAATTTGTATTTTAATATAAGAAATAACGATGATTATCCGTATAGCAATTTATTTATCATCAGTGATATAAAGTTTCCGAATGGAAAAGTAATTACAGATACCCTGGAATACATGATGGCAGCTCCTGATGGCACTTGGTTAGGTACTGGTTTTGGAGCGTTAAAAGAAAATAAATTGTTTTACAAAGAAAAAATTCGTTTTACGGAAGAAGGTACCTATGAAGTTCAAGTACGACAAGCCATGCGTAAAAACGGAGAAATTAATAAAATCAATTCTTTAGAAGGTATTACGGATGTTGGTTTTAGAATTGAATTTAGTAAACCTTAA
- a CDS encoding peroxiredoxin: MATLRLGDTAPDFNAETTEGTIQFHDWLGDSWGVLFSHPADYTPVCTTELGTVAQYTDQFKKRNTKVAALSVDGLESHKGWIKDINETQNTTVNFPIIADEDKKVANLYDMIHPNADNNLTVRSVFIIDPSKKIKLILTYPASTGRNFDELIRVIDSLQLTAYQKLATPANWKQGDDCVISPAVSNEEIPELFPKGHTEIKPYLRMTPQPDSK, from the coding sequence ATGGCAACATTACGATTAGGCGATACCGCACCTGACTTTAACGCAGAAACCACCGAAGGTACGATACAATTTCACGATTGGTTAGGAGATAGTTGGGGTGTTCTTTTTTCACATCCGGCAGATTATACCCCAGTTTGTACTACGGAGTTGGGAACGGTAGCGCAGTACACCGATCAATTTAAAAAACGAAATACAAAAGTAGCGGCATTAAGTGTGGATGGTTTAGAGTCTCACAAAGGATGGATTAAAGATATTAATGAGACCCAGAACACCACCGTTAATTTTCCTATTATTGCAGATGAGGATAAAAAGGTAGCGAACCTATATGATATGATTCATCCCAATGCAGATAATAATTTGACGGTTCGTTCCGTATTTATTATTGATCCTAGTAAAAAGATCAAACTAATCCTTACCTATCCGGCATCTACGGGACGTAATTTTGATGAGTTGATACGGGTTATTGATTCGTTACAGTTGACCGCTTATCAAAAACTAGCTACTCCGGCCAATTGGAAGCAGGGTGATGACTGTGTAATTTCACCTGCTGTAAGTAATGAAGAAATACCTGAACTATTCCCAAAAGGTCATACCGAAATAAAGCCCTATTTACGGATGACTCCGCAACCGGATTCAAAATAA
- a CDS encoding penicillin-binding protein 1A encodes MAKKTSNSTNTSNYNIFTYIKWFWILFASLILGIVFIFLLASWGVFVEMPGFDELENPQNDLATQIISSDGRQIGTFFKENRTPVSFEELPEHLVNALVATEDARYYEHSGIDARGTLRAIFFLGSKGGASTVTQQLAKQLFTQGSSNLVERIGQKLSEWVIATRLERQYTKQEIVTMYLNKYDFLNQAIGISSASRIYFNISPKDLKVEEAAVLVGMLKNSSLYNPLRRPEMVRDRRNTVLSQMAKYDYITEEEKDSLQQLPLKLDYAPEGHSDGVATYFREYVRSWMGDWAKKNPKGKDEEGNLKYYDIYRDGLRINVTIDSRMQKYAEEAVTEHLANLQKEFFKQGTKNKTFPFTDLSKSEINRIVNRAIKNSARRQKMLQAGKSESEIKKSFDIKTEMKVFSWKGDIDTIMTPRDSILYYKSFFRSGLMSMEPQTGQVKAWVGGTNLKHFQYDHVYQGTRQVGSTFKPFVYATAIDQLKLSPCDSLPMSQITISAGTHGVMEDWTPKNSPENYSGYLTLKSALAKSVNTISARLMDRIGPQPILKLAKKMGVESRIEPVASIALGAVDLKLSEMVGAYSTFANEGIYNKPVMITSIEDKNGTLLYQFEPETRDVISKEAAYVTLNLMEGVTQYGSGARLRSTNDTRYEFKNMITGYPYGFTNPIAGKTGTTQNQSDGWFMGIVPNLCTGVWVGGDDRAVHFDSTKFGQGASMALPVWALYMKKCYADSSLKVSKDEFKRPESLSIEVNCDNYKSNSPVEDEVEDEFGL; translated from the coding sequence ATGGCAAAGAAAACTTCTAATTCGACGAATACCTCTAATTATAATATATTTACCTATATCAAATGGTTCTGGATACTTTTTGCATCTTTAATACTAGGGATAGTATTTATATTTCTCTTGGCAAGTTGGGGGGTATTTGTAGAAATGCCTGGTTTTGACGAACTGGAAAATCCGCAAAATGATTTGGCAACCCAGATTATATCTTCGGACGGACGGCAAATAGGTACTTTTTTTAAAGAAAACCGGACTCCGGTAAGTTTTGAAGAACTTCCGGAACATTTAGTAAACGCCTTAGTAGCTACCGAAGATGCTCGGTACTATGAACATTCCGGTATTGATGCCCGAGGAACGCTAAGAGCTATTTTTTTCTTAGGAAGTAAAGGTGGAGCAAGTACAGTTACACAGCAATTAGCAAAACAATTGTTTACCCAAGGGTCTTCTAACCTTGTTGAACGAATTGGACAAAAGTTAAGCGAATGGGTCATTGCAACCCGACTGGAAAGGCAGTATACTAAACAGGAAATTGTTACAATGTATCTTAACAAGTACGATTTTTTAAATCAGGCGATAGGTATTAGTTCTGCCTCTCGTATCTATTTTAATATAAGTCCGAAAGACCTTAAAGTTGAAGAAGCTGCTGTGTTGGTAGGAATGCTAAAAAATTCTTCTTTATACAATCCTTTGAGAAGACCGGAGATGGTTCGTGATCGCAGAAACACGGTACTTAGTCAGATGGCAAAATACGACTATATTACTGAAGAGGAAAAAGACAGTTTACAACAACTTCCGTTAAAACTGGATTATGCTCCAGAAGGACATTCGGATGGAGTGGCTACGTATTTTAGGGAATATGTACGTAGTTGGATGGGGGATTGGGCTAAAAAGAACCCAAAAGGTAAAGATGAAGAAGGTAATTTAAAATATTATGATATTTACCGGGATGGGTTACGTATTAATGTAACCATTGATTCTCGTATGCAAAAATATGCAGAAGAAGCAGTCACTGAACATTTAGCTAATTTGCAAAAAGAATTTTTCAAACAAGGTACAAAGAATAAAACCTTTCCGTTTACAGACTTAAGTAAAAGCGAAATTAATCGCATTGTAAACCGTGCTATTAAAAATTCCGCTAGACGCCAAAAAATGTTGCAGGCAGGTAAGAGCGAATCAGAAATTAAAAAATCATTTGATATTAAAACCGAAATGAAAGTTTTTTCCTGGAAAGGAGATATTGACACTATCATGACCCCCCGGGATTCCATTTTATATTATAAAAGTTTTTTCCGTTCCGGGTTAATGTCTATGGAACCACAAACCGGACAGGTTAAAGCCTGGGTCGGGGGTACCAACCTAAAACATTTTCAATATGATCATGTGTATCAAGGAACCCGGCAGGTAGGATCTACCTTTAAGCCTTTTGTGTATGCAACTGCCATTGATCAGTTAAAATTATCCCCTTGCGATAGTTTGCCTATGTCTCAAATCACCATTTCTGCCGGAACCCATGGCGTAATGGAAGATTGGACGCCCAAGAACAGTCCGGAAAATTACTCCGGATATTTAACCTTAAAATCCGCATTAGCTAAATCCGTAAATACCATTTCTGCCAGATTAATGGATCGTATCGGACCGCAACCTATTTTAAAATTAGCTAAAAAGATGGGGGTTGAATCCAGGATTGAACCGGTAGCTTCTATTGCTCTGGGAGCAGTAGATTTAAAGTTATCTGAGATGGTAGGCGCTTACAGTACTTTTGCTAATGAAGGTATTTATAACAAACCGGTAATGATTACCAGTATTGAAGATAAAAATGGAACCTTGTTATACCAGTTCGAACCGGAAACCCGCGATGTTATTAGTAAAGAAGCGGCATACGTTACGTTGAACTTGATGGAAGGGGTTACTCAATACGGTTCTGGTGCCCGCCTGCGTTCTACCAACGATACCCGTTATGAGTTTAAAAATATGATTACCGGATATCCTTACGGGTTTACCAATCCCATTGCTGGAAAAACCGGAACTACCCAAAATCAAAGTGACGGATGGTTTATGGGGATTGTCCCTAATTTATGTACCGGCGTATGGGTAGGAGGTGACGATCGTGCAGTGCATTTTGACTCCACAAAGTTTGGTCAGGGAGCTTCTATGGCCTTACCAGTATGGGCGTTGTATATGAAAAAATGTTATGCCGATTCATCCTTAAAGGTTTCAAAAGATGAATTTAAAAGACCGGAAAGCCTTTCGATTGAAGTTAATTGTGATAATTATAAAAGTAATAGCCCTGTAGAAGACGAGGTCGAAGATGAATTTGGGTTGTAA
- a CDS encoding alpha/beta hydrolase, with protein sequence MLQVKKLFILTFILINWLSGKAFQPIDSDQSTKYHIFYLHGRILEIQGKTASHPEYGTYNFDEIISKLTIPGAKVYAEVRKNNTVAETYALNVSKKIDSLIKIGIVPEHISVIGASKGAIIASHISHINKNPINYIFLAGNNKHQEQENNWSFHGQVLSIYEVSDTIAGRNYDYWEHRKRPTAKLKQIKLHTGLSHGFIYKPLPEWMEPTLKWIRTQSL encoded by the coding sequence ATGTTACAAGTAAAAAAACTATTCATTTTAACTTTTATACTAATCAATTGGTTGAGTGGGAAAGCTTTTCAACCTATAGATTCTGATCAAAGCACGAAATATCATATTTTTTATTTACACGGTAGAATTCTGGAAATACAAGGGAAAACTGCAAGTCATCCGGAGTACGGAACTTATAATTTTGATGAAATTATTTCCAAATTAACTATCCCAGGTGCAAAAGTATACGCTGAAGTAAGGAAAAATAATACGGTTGCTGAAACCTATGCATTAAATGTCTCAAAAAAAATTGATAGTTTAATCAAAATAGGAATAGTTCCTGAACATATTTCAGTAATCGGTGCTTCCAAAGGAGCAATTATTGCTTCACATATTTCTCATATTAATAAAAACCCTATCAACTACATTTTTTTAGCTGGGAATAATAAGCACCAGGAACAAGAAAATAACTGGTCTTTTCACGGACAGGTTTTAAGTATTTACGAAGTTTCTGATACCATAGCGGGACGCAATTATGATTATTGGGAACACAGAAAAAGACCTACTGCAAAACTTAAACAAATCAAACTTCATACAGGCCTTAGCCATGGTTTTATCTATAAACCTCTTCCAGAATGGATGGAACCCACTTTAAAATGGATACGTACGCAATCCCTTTAA